The following are encoded in a window of Mycobacterium vicinigordonae genomic DNA:
- the cei gene encoding envelope integrity protein Cei, whose protein sequence is MVAHITEGTAFDKHGRPFRRRNPRPAIIVVIFLVVVTGVVWTVALTRPADVREVAVCNPPPEPAGTAAPAKLGEQVSRSDMIDVAPAKLSDTKVRVLNASGRGGQAGDVAGALQDLGFAQPTASNDPIYAGTRLTCQGQIRFGTAGQATAAALWLVAPCTELFRDSRGDDSVDLALGTDFTSLAHNDDIDAVLATLRPGATEPADRALLAKIHSTSC, encoded by the coding sequence GTGGTCGCACACATCACCGAGGGTACCGCCTTCGACAAGCACGGTCGGCCGTTCCGGCGCCGCAACCCCCGCCCGGCCATCATCGTGGTGATCTTCCTGGTCGTGGTCACCGGTGTGGTGTGGACCGTCGCGCTGACCCGCCCCGCCGACGTCCGTGAGGTCGCCGTGTGCAACCCTCCCCCCGAGCCTGCCGGGACGGCGGCGCCCGCCAAGCTGGGTGAGCAGGTGTCGCGGTCGGACATGATCGACGTGGCGCCCGCCAAACTCAGCGACACCAAGGTTCGCGTTCTCAACGCCAGCGGCCGTGGCGGCCAGGCCGGTGATGTCGCCGGGGCCCTGCAGGATCTGGGCTTCGCGCAGCCCACGGCGAGCAACGACCCCATCTATGCCGGCACCCGTCTGACCTGCCAGGGTCAGATTCGGTTCGGCACCGCCGGACAGGCCACCGCGGCCGCGTTGTGGCTGGTTGCGCCGTGCACCGAGCTGTTCCGCGATAGCCGCGGTGACGACTCTGTCGACCTCGCTCTGGGCACCGACTTCACTTCACTGGCACACAACGACGACATTGACGCCGTGCTGGCCACCCTGCGGCCGGGCGCGACCGAACCCGCAGATCGCGCGCTGCTGGCAAAGATCCACTCCACCAGCTGCTGA
- a CDS encoding DUF4193 domain-containing protein, translating into MPTDYDAPRRTETDDVSEDSLEELKARRNEAASAVVDVDESESAESFELPGADLSGEELSVRVVPKQADEFTCSSCFLVQHRSRLASEKNGLMICTDCAA; encoded by the coding sequence ATGCCTACCGACTACGACGCTCCACGGCGCACCGAGACCGACGACGTCTCAGAGGACTCGCTGGAGGAGCTCAAAGCACGACGGAACGAGGCCGCCTCGGCGGTGGTGGACGTCGACGAATCGGAATCCGCCGAGTCTTTCGAACTGCCCGGCGCCGACTTGTCCGGTGAAGAGCTGTCTGTGCGCGTGGTTCCCAAGCAGGCTGACGAGTTCACCTGCTCGAGTTGCTTCTTGGTGCAACACCGCAGCCGTCTGGCCAGCGAGAAGAACGGTCTGATGATCTGTACCGACTGTGCGGCCTGA
- a CDS encoding inositol monophosphatase family protein, with product MTPLDNAPAGLRAVAEQLAAEAAAFVRRRRVEVFGGATRAGSSVDSTAVRAKTTPTDPVTVVDTDTERLLRDRLAALRPGDPILGEEGGGPVQATGRSPAGPDAVTWVLDPIDGTVNFVYGLPAYAVSVGAQIRGVSVAGAVADVVAGRVYSGAVGLGAHVTDQHGRHALRCTDAADLSMALLGTGFGYSQARRRRQAALLAQLLPVVRDVRRIGSAALDLCMVAAGQLDAFYEHGLQVWDQAAGALIAAEAGARVVLPGPDVRGAGLVVAAAPGIADALLAALGDAGGLEALD from the coding sequence GTGACCCCACTCGACAACGCGCCCGCGGGGCTGCGGGCGGTGGCCGAACAGCTCGCGGCCGAGGCGGCGGCGTTTGTGCGCCGCCGGCGGGTCGAGGTGTTCGGCGGCGCCACTCGTGCCGGATCCAGTGTCGATTCCACTGCCGTCCGGGCCAAGACCACGCCGACCGATCCGGTCACCGTGGTCGACACCGACACCGAACGTCTGCTGCGCGACCGGCTGGCTGCGCTTCGGCCCGGTGATCCGATCCTGGGTGAGGAGGGCGGCGGGCCGGTCCAAGCCACCGGCCGCTCGCCGGCTGGTCCCGACGCGGTCACCTGGGTGCTCGATCCGATCGACGGCACCGTGAATTTCGTCTACGGTCTGCCGGCCTACGCAGTGTCGGTCGGCGCGCAAATCCGTGGCGTGTCGGTGGCCGGTGCTGTCGCCGATGTCGTTGCTGGACGGGTGTATTCGGGGGCGGTCGGGCTGGGTGCGCACGTCACCGACCAGCACGGCAGGCACGCGTTGCGGTGTACGGACGCCGCAGATCTGTCGATGGCCTTGTTGGGCACCGGGTTCGGATACTCGCAGGCACGCCGCCGCCGGCAGGCGGCGCTGCTGGCCCAGCTGCTGCCGGTGGTTCGCGACGTGCGGCGCATCGGCTCGGCCGCACTGGACCTGTGCATGGTGGCGGCGGGCCAACTGGATGCCTTCTACGAGCATGGCCTGCAGGTGTGGGATCAGGCCGCAGGTGCGTTGATCGCCGCGGAAGCCGGCGCGCGGGTGGTGTTGCCCGGGCCCGACGTGCGTGGTGCCGGTCTGGTGGTGGCCGCCGCGCCGGGAATCGCCGACGCATTGCTGGCGGCGCTGGGCGACGCCGGTGGGTTGGAAGCGTTGGACTGA
- the ppgK gene encoding polyphosphate--glucose phosphotransferase: protein MTSSVPGPDPSATPAGHPAQRRGFGIDVGGSGIKGAIVDLETGQMIGDRIKLSTPQPATPAAVAKTIAEVVNGFGWTGPLGVTYPGVVTHGIVQTAANVDKAWIGTNARDVISAELDGQEVTILNDADAAGLAEERFGAGRGHEGLVVLLTFGTGIGSAVIHNGVLIPNTEFGHLEVGGKEAEHRAASSVKEKHGWSFEKWAKQVTKVLVAIENAIWPDLFIAGGGISRKADKWVHLLENRTPVVPATLQNAAGIVGAAMASTRDVTH from the coding sequence ATGACCAGCAGCGTCCCGGGGCCTGACCCGTCGGCCACACCGGCCGGTCACCCAGCGCAGCGCCGAGGGTTCGGCATCGACGTCGGCGGCAGCGGCATCAAGGGCGCGATCGTCGACTTGGAAACCGGACAGATGATCGGCGACCGGATCAAGCTGTCCACTCCGCAACCGGCCACCCCCGCAGCGGTCGCCAAGACCATCGCCGAGGTAGTTAATGGTTTCGGTTGGACCGGCCCGCTGGGAGTGACCTATCCCGGCGTGGTTACCCACGGCATCGTCCAGACTGCGGCAAACGTGGACAAGGCCTGGATCGGGACCAACGCGCGCGACGTGATCAGCGCCGAACTCGACGGTCAAGAAGTCACAATTCTCAATGACGCCGATGCGGCGGGCCTGGCGGAGGAACGCTTCGGCGCCGGTCGGGGGCATGAAGGTCTGGTCGTGCTACTCACCTTCGGAACCGGGATTGGCTCGGCGGTGATCCACAACGGAGTCCTGATCCCCAACACCGAGTTCGGTCACCTCGAGGTCGGTGGGAAGGAGGCCGAGCACCGTGCCGCCTCTTCGGTCAAGGAGAAACACGGGTGGAGCTTTGAGAAGTGGGCCAAGCAGGTGACCAAAGTGTTGGTTGCCATCGAAAACGCGATCTGGCCCGACCTGTTCATCGCCGGCGGCGGGATCAGCCGCAAGGCCGACAAGTGGGTGCATCTGCTGGAAAACCGCACCCCGGTCGTGCCCGCCACCTTGCAGAATGCCGCCGGGATCGTCGGCGCGGCCATGGCGTCGACCAGGGACGTGACGCACTGA